A single window of Dermacentor albipictus isolate Rhodes 1998 colony chromosome 1, USDA_Dalb.pri_finalv2, whole genome shotgun sequence DNA harbors:
- the LOC135903383 gene encoding prenylated Rab acceptor protein 1-like, whose protein sequence is MRNTKKHSHLPSANTFVASRSDSTRIPKKDDFDIRRGVVSWFSEQIKRTQPWKHFADTAKFSIPKSAQEVANRILSNVDGFRSNYGVTFVAILASYVMSNVVSVTVVAAVCAALKLHQDVESGAVWGTKLVLSKNHRLIAATLVVVPLLYVAEIWSAVLWSIGSSLAIVTVRATLYTGHGSTNKFARKLPDTSEEGDIVGHL, encoded by the exons ATGAGGAACACGAAGAAACACAG CCACCTCCCGAGCGCCAACACCTTCGTTGCCTCCAGAAGTGACTCTACTCGTATCCCAAAAAAAGATGACTTTGACATTCGGCGCGGCGTCGTGTCCTGGTTCAGCGAACAGATCAAGCGCACACAGCCGTGGAAGCATTTCGCGGACACCGCGAAATTTTCGATTCCAAAGTCGGCCCAAGAGGTCGCCAACCGGATCCTATCGAACGTGGATGGTTTTCGCAGCAACTACGGCGTTACCTTCGTCGCCATCCTGGCGAGCTACGTCATGTCCAACGTGGTAAGCGTCACAGTGGTGGCTGCAGTGTGCGCCGCGCTCAAGCTGCATCAGGACGTCGAGTCTGGGGCCGTGTGGGGGACGAAGCTGGTGCTCAGCAAGAACCACAGGCTGATCGCGGCCACACTGGTGGTGGTGCCTCTTCTATACGTTGCAGAGATCTGGTCCGCCGTCCTGTGGTCGATCGGTTCCTCTTTGGCGATCGTCACTGTCCGTGCCACTCTGTACACTGGGCATGGCTCCACAAACAAGTTTGCCAGGAAGCTACCCGATACTTCCGAAGAAGGTGATATCGTGGGCCACCTTTGA